One Hippoglossus stenolepis isolate QCI-W04-F060 chromosome 9, HSTE1.2, whole genome shotgun sequence genomic region harbors:
- the LOC118114962 gene encoding hydroxycarboxylic acid receptor 3-like, with amino-acid sequence MQCHFNGTLLIRVLPPLLVTEIILGILGNGLALWIFCFHLKPWKSSTVLLFNLAVADFLLIMALPFRATYYMYGLNWIFGEALCNICLFMLAMNRSGSVFFLMAIAVDRYMRVVHPHHAINSLSVFKAFLVALGIWLVTIVMTAHIFMSEHLIQSTKDANRTYCESFMVEADHLNNMSWHKFEFLFSFYLPLLVILYCTIHIISHLRGRQLAQHAKIKKALCFMILVVVLFITCFLPSNITQVVIWFKTSEVASTRPKSEVCDALEELTSGFYISISLTYLNSALDPVVYYFSSPAFKNICRKALHLPLAEQTESIGKKTRDTGSHSLSQL; translated from the coding sequence ATGCAGTGCCATTTTAATGGAACTCTGCTGATCCGAGTCCTCCCTCCACTGTTGGTGACAGAGATCATTCTGGGGATCCTCGGCAATGGTCTGGCCCTCTGGATCTTCTGCTTCCACCTGAAGCCCTGGAAGAGCAGCACGGTGTTGCTCTTCAACCTGGCGGTGGCCGACTTTCTGCTCATCATGGCTCTGCCGTTCCGTGCCACCTACTACATGTACGGGCTCAACTGGATCTTTGGAGAGGCTCTCTGCAACATCTGCCTGTTCATGCTGGCTATGAATCGCAGTGGAAGTGTCTTCTTCTTGATGGCGATCGCCGTGGACAGGTACATGCGTGTTGTGCATCCCCATCATGCCATCAACTCTTTGAGTGTCTTCAAAGCCTTTCTAGTAGCACTTGGAATCTGGTTAGTCACCATTGTAATGACTGCACACATCTTCATGTCAGAACATCTCATCCAATCTACCAAAGATGCCAACAGGACGTACTGTGAAAGCTTCATGGTGGAGGCCGACCACCTCAACAATATGAGCTGGCACAAGTTTGAGTTCCTTTTTTCCTTCTACTTGCCGTTGCTTGTGATTCTCTACTGCACCATCCACATTATCAGCCACCTCAGAGGCAGACAGCTGGCCCAGCATGCAAAGATCAAGAAGGCTCTGTGCTTCATGATATTGGTGGTGGTGCTCTTCATCACCTGCTTCCTCCCGAGCAACATCACGCAGGTGGTGATTTGGTTCAAGACCAGTGAGGTGGCCAGCACCCGCCCCAAATCGGAAGTCTGTGACGCCTTGGAGGAACTGACCAGTGGATTCTACATCTCCATCAGTCTGACCTATCTCAACAGCGCGCTGGACCCCGTGGTCTACTACTTCTCCAGCCCTGCCTTCAAGAACATCTGCCGCAAAGCGCTTCACCTGCCCCTAGCAGAGCAGACTGAGAGCATAGGGAAGAAAACTCGAGACACCGGCTCCCACTCACTCAGCCAGCTGTGA